The genomic DNA CGGGCCATACCATGACCTGTGTTGGTTTCGATCAGCACTTTGTTTCCGGTGTTAGTTTCAATAAGAATGCCAGCGACACTGCTGTCGCTACTGCAGGCAGCAAATAACATTGCCATAAATAGCAAGAACGCCGTCAATACGAATTTCAAATTTTTCATACCCAACCCCAAACTTTACTTCTTCAGGTTACTAAAAACATGAAGGTTGATGTGTTCTACTTCGGTGGGGGCATCCGTATCGGCGGCAACGATTTTGCGAACCACGTCCTTGAACTTCTCGGCGGCAGCTTCCACCTTCTTACGGCCCTTTGCAGAAACGCTAAAAGTGAAGGTGGTCATATCGCGGGATTCCTTGCCTTCGGAATCTAAGGCCTGCTTGGAAAGTTCCAGGCATTGCTTCTGATACTGGAGAACCATCTGGCTCTTGCACTGCTGTACAGTAGCCATGCTTTCCTTGGTAGGTTTCCAGAACCCCTGATCGTTACGGCGGATCAGTTCCATTTTCTGCATGAGGGCGAGACTTGCCTGGATTTTCTTCTCGCTTACCGGAGGGAAAATTTTTGCAGAAAGTTCACTTACGTCGTCGGACACATCCAGAATTTCGAGGATCGCATAGATGGTGCTGTTGTACCAGTTTCCAAAAAATTCGTAACCGTCGGGATTGACAATGGCCTGGGGATTCTTATTCAGTCGCATCATTTCAGCGAAGGCAGCATCCCGGACCTCGGCGGTCTTGCCCTGATCAAAATTGACCATAGCCTCAAAATACTTGGCTTCGTTACCCTTGAGCCCAATAACATCAATGAAGCGGCCTAGCATGGTGTCGGTCACCTTTTTGCCCTGAACCACGTCGTTGAAATAACTGCGGGTATTAGGGAGGCCCAACAGGTTGCAAAATTCAGTACGGCTAAAATTCGGTTCCACCGCCTGGCGGCGTTCCTGATACTCGGCGAGAAACTTACGGAACTTGGTAAACTCAAAAATATTTGCGTACATATACAATAGACCTTTTAATTTTTACAACCATAATATAGTACATAAAGTAGTAAATTCATACCATTTTCTTTAAAATTTATAGTACAAGTTATAGTTCATCACATTTTTTCAATAAAAAAGGCCTTCTTCAACCTATTTTTTCTCTTTTTTTCATTTTTCCTATTGATTTATAGTATAAATTGTAGTACATTGTGTAGTACAATAAACAAGACCCTGGTTAGGTCGAAGAAAAAAGGATGTTTGGAAATGTTTAACGAATCAAAATTTTCTAAAAGCGATTTAGCTGTCAAGGTCGGAGTTTTCATAGCAGCTTTCGGAATGATTGTAGCCTTCTCAAAAGCCCACGCAGCAGACAACTACAAATTTGACTTCGGTGATGGTCCAGTTGCCGCAGGCTACACCCAAATTAAGTCCACAACCAAGTTCGACGCCACCAAAGGTTATGGCTTTGAATCGGGAACCATCAGTTCCGTAGACCGCCTTTGGGATGACGATTTGAAAACTGATTTTCTTACCGCCAAGGGAGACATGATTTTCTCTGTGGTCCTCCCCCAGGGTAACTACGAAGTGACCTTTACCTTTGGCGATGGCGAAAACGAAAGCGAAACAACCGTCTGGGCCGAAAATCGCAAACTCATGTTTGACCGCGTCACCACTGCCGGCGGCGTCTTTAGCACTCAGAGCGTTTCTCTTCGCCGCATGGAAACCAAGAGTATCGACGGCTCTGTTACCATGAGCATCAAGGACCGCGAAAAGGATTACAGAACTTGGGACAACAAGCTAACCTTTATCATCAGCGGCAAGGCACCCGCCATTGCGGGCTTGGAAATTAAGCCCAAGACCGATGTGACCACCCTGTGGCTCTGCGGAAACTCCACCGTAGTGGACCAGATTCTCGCACCTTGGGCAGGTTGGGGCCAGATGTCTCCGGGATTTTTCAAATCCAGCCTGGCTGTTGCAAATTACGCGGAATCAGGCCTTACTGCCAGCGGTTTCTACAGCATGAAGCGCCTGGCAAAGATTCTCGCCGAAGTCAAGAAAGGCGATTATGTGACAGTGCAGTTCGCCCATAACGACCAGAAGAACGCCAACGATGTGGCTAACTACGAAGCAACCCTCACCAAGTACGCCAATGAAATCAAGGCCAAGGGCGCCATTCCGCTGTTCATTACATCCACTGCACGCCAGGGCGAACTGGACCCGAAAACAAGTGTTGGCGGACTTCCCGAAAAGATGCGCGCTCTAGGCAAGAAGTTGGGCGTTACTGTTTTGGATTTGAATCAACATTCCATCAACCTGCAGAACGCCCTAGGCAACAACAAGGAAAAGTTGTACATGTACACCGCCAGCGACAAGACTCACTTCTGCGAATATGGCGCGTACGAGTTGGCCCGAGCAATTCTTGAAGAAATCAAGGCCAAGGTTCCTGACCTGGCAAAGCACCTGCGCGACGACCACGTTGCCTTTGATTCCAAGAAACCCGACGCACTTGATGTTCTCTCTCAGGCAAAGGCTCCCATTACTGAAGGCGGCCTCATTCAGGTTCCCGAAGAACCGGAATCCTCCAGTTCTGTTGATGTACCAAAATCTTCTAGCTCCGAAGAAATCCCAACCAATTCCGACGACATCGCATCAAGCTCAAGCTCCGTCCCCGAAACTTCCGCAGAACTTCCCGCAAATGCCGTCATCGGCATTCAGGGCGACCAGTTTGCTTCAGCTGACGGCGTCAAGGAAACCACAAACGCAGGCTACACCGGCGAAGGATACCTAAACATCGACAACGGCGTCGGAACCCGTGCCACATTCAAGCTGGAAAAAGACACAACCCGCGGCGATACTGTATACATTCGCTTCGCCAACGGCTCAGATGCTAACCGCGACATGATCATCAACGGCATCGAAGTGGAATTTCCGCCCACCGGCAGCTGGACCGATTGGAAAATCGTAAGCGTTCCTCTGAACCTCAGCAATTCCGTAAGGCTTGAAATGGAATCCCTGGCAGAAAAGGGCGGCCCTAATATCGACTGGATTGGATGGAGCATAAAGTCCGCTGAAACTCCGACCGTTTCTTCAGGGAGTTCCTCCACAGACTTCACAGACGATACACAAGTCATCTCCCAGGACATCGCTAGAATCACAACCAAATTCAGCGCACGCTTCTCTGGAAACAGCATCATCCTGAAGAATGCTCCCAACGGTTCCTATACAATCAGCATTTTCGATATGCAGGGCAACAAAGTCAAGAGCATTCAAAATGCCCAAGGCAATGAATTCAACGTCCAGCTGAATCACGGAACTTATCTCATCCGCATTTCACAGGGCAAACGCACCTTTGGAATGTCAAGAATTATCAAGCGATAAATCAAAAAAAATCAAAGGATGTTTGGTTATGAAAATCACAAGAAAAACCATCACAGCAATGGCCACCATGATGGCCTTCGGCTTAGTTACAGATGCCGTAGCCGCAAGAAAGTTTGAGTATCTGGACCGCGGCATTGTTGCCGTCCGACAGAACAACACTAACGCACTTGTAACCTGGCGTAGCCTCGCAAGCGATGAAGACGGCCTCGGCTTTAATGTCTATCGCGTTGCCGGCAGAGACACCGTAAAGCTTACCAGCGCTCCTGTTACCAAGGGGACCAACTTCGTGGATGGCAAGGCTGACTTTACTAAAGCCAACACTTACTTCGTAAAGAAGGTACTGAACGGCAAGGAGCTGGAAACCAAGGGAAGCTACACCATGCCCGCCAACAAGGGCGTGGGCCCATACGTCACAGTTCCCATCAAGACGGGGTCTACCGTTCATTTTGTTTGGGTCGGTGATCTGGATGGCGACGGAGCCTACGATTATCTGCTGGACCGCCCTACCGATGATGAACAGAAATTGGAAGCCTATAGCAGCACGGGCAAGTATTTGTGGACTCTGAATATGGGCCCCAATAGCGCCAACAAGAACAACATTACTCCGGGCGCGTCCACTCTGGACGTGGGCATGTGGGATGGTGCCACCGTCTACGATATCGATTCCGACGGTTACGCCGAAGTCATCGTTCGCATTGCCGACGGCGTTACCTTTGGCGACGGCAAGAAATTTTCTCTCAGCGGTACTAACGCCCAGGTCGTCGCTGTCCTGGACGGTCGTACCGGCGCTCTTAAGGCAACCGCTCCTGTTCCCAACGATTACATCTCCATTGGCCCCATGGCCGCCATGATGGAAATCGGCTACCTGGACGGAGTGAACCCCAGTGTGGTTTGCTGGTTCAAGAACCGTAACGCCAACAAGAGTTTCAACAGCCTGATGGTGGCTTACGGCTATCAGAATGGCAAATTCGTTCAACGCTGGAAATATGACGCCGGTAAGCAGGGCGGTGGCGCAGAAGCCCACCAGATTCGCATTGCCGACGTGGATTACGACGGCAAGGACGAAGTACTCCACATGGGTTACGCCCTCAATGGCGACGGCACCTTACGTTACAAAGTTCCTGTTGTAGTTCATGGCGACCGCTGGTATGTAGGAGCCTTCAACAAGGGCGACAAGGAAATGATGGGTTACGGCATCCAGCAGGACCATCCCAACAATCTTCTGGAATACTACTATAACGCAAGTACCGGTAAACTGATTTGGACTCATTACGGTGATGAAAGTTGCGCAGGCCAGTGCGACGTTGCCCGCGGAAACGTTGGCGACATCGACCCCAATTACGCCGGCCTTGAAGTCTGGAGTTTCCAGGGAACTTACAATGGTCAAAGCGATAAGCTAATCGCCTCCAATTACCTCTACCCCGTCATTCGCTACTGGTGGGACGGAGACCTTGGCGCGGAAAGCTATAACGACGGCAAGATCGAAAATTGGAATTACGAAACCAAGGGCGTAGAACGTCAGGCCACCACCTGGAAAATCTACGGCAGTAGCGGAAGCGAACGCGGGGCCGCCATGTTCCACGGTGACGTTTTCGGTGACTGGCGCGAAGAAAGCATCCTGGTGAATTACGAAACCAATGAG from Fibrobacter sp. includes the following:
- a CDS encoding TIGR02147 family protein — encoded protein: MYANIFEFTKFRKFLAEYQERRQAVEPNFSRTEFCNLLGLPNTRSYFNDVVQGKKVTDTMLGRFIDVIGLKGNEAKYFEAMVNFDQGKTAEVRDAAFAEMMRLNKNPQAIVNPDGYEFFGNWYNSTIYAILEILDVSDDVSELSAKIFPPVSEKKIQASLALMQKMELIRRNDQGFWKPTKESMATVQQCKSQMVLQYQKQCLELSKQALDSEGKESRDMTTFTFSVSAKGRKKVEAAAEKFKDVVRKIVAADTDAPTEVEHINLHVFSNLKK
- a CDS encoding T9SS type A sorting domain-containing protein, whose translation is MIVAFSKAHAADNYKFDFGDGPVAAGYTQIKSTTKFDATKGYGFESGTISSVDRLWDDDLKTDFLTAKGDMIFSVVLPQGNYEVTFTFGDGENESETTVWAENRKLMFDRVTTAGGVFSTQSVSLRRMETKSIDGSVTMSIKDREKDYRTWDNKLTFIISGKAPAIAGLEIKPKTDVTTLWLCGNSTVVDQILAPWAGWGQMSPGFFKSSLAVANYAESGLTASGFYSMKRLAKILAEVKKGDYVTVQFAHNDQKNANDVANYEATLTKYANEIKAKGAIPLFITSTARQGELDPKTSVGGLPEKMRALGKKLGVTVLDLNQHSINLQNALGNNKEKLYMYTASDKTHFCEYGAYELARAILEEIKAKVPDLAKHLRDDHVAFDSKKPDALDVLSQAKAPITEGGLIQVPEEPESSSSVDVPKSSSSEEIPTNSDDIASSSSSVPETSAELPANAVIGIQGDQFASADGVKETTNAGYTGEGYLNIDNGVGTRATFKLEKDTTRGDTVYIRFANGSDANRDMIINGIEVEFPPTGSWTDWKIVSVPLNLSNSVRLEMESLAEKGGPNIDWIGWSIKSAETPTVSSGSSSTDFTDDTQVISQDIARITTKFSARFSGNSIILKNAPNGSYTISIFDMQGNKVKSIQNAQGNEFNVQLNHGTYLIRISQGKRTFGMSRIIKR